From Acidimicrobiales bacterium:
CCCGTGATGCGGCCGTCGTTGCCCGGGATGTACGCCACGTGGGCCTTGCCCAGGAAGGGCACGAGGTGGTGCTCGCAGCACGAGTACATGGGGATGTCGCGCACCATCACCATCTCGTCGTGGTCGGCCTCGAAGGTGACCTGGAGGTGGTGGTCGGCCGACTCGCGCAGGCCGGAGAAGATCTCGCGGTACATCTTGGCCACCCGGGCCGGCGTCTCCTGGAGGCCGTCGCGGTCGGGGTCCTCGCCGATGGCCAGCAGGATCTCACGCACCGCCGCGGCGATGCGGTCCACGTCCACCGGAGGCAGGCCGTTGCCCTCCACCGCGCCGCCCGACCCGCCCGTGCCGCCCTCGTCGCTCACGGCCGCCACCACCGGCGGGACTTGGCGTCGCCGTGGTCGAGGTTGGTGGCCCGGACCCGCTCGGGGCCCTCGGCCGCCGTGGGTGACGCGACTGCGGTCCCGCCTTCGCTGCCGTCCCAGGTGTCCAGGTCGGCGAAGAGCTCGTTCAACATGTCCTCGTCCAGGGTCTCGTGCTCCATGAGCGACTC
This genomic window contains:
- the folE gene encoding GTP cyclohydrolase I FolE, with the translated sequence MDVDRIAAAVREILLAIGEDPDRDGLQETPARVAKMYREIFSGLRESADHHLQVTFEADHDEMVMVRDIPMYSCCEHHLVPFLGKAHVAYIPGNDGRITGLSKLARLVDAYAKRPQVQERLTSQIADEIERTLEPKGVLVVIEAEHLCMSMRGVRKPGASTVTSAVRGLFRDNVATRAEAMRFLGA